Proteins encoded together in one Streptomyces sp. NBC_01216 window:
- a CDS encoding MaoC/PaaZ C-terminal domain-containing protein: protein MPIDAAKAVAAEPRSAEIGWTRKDVQLYHLGLGAGAPATDPDELRYTLESRLHVLPSFATVAGAGMAALGGLSAPGIDVDLAAVLHGGQSVTLHRPIPVEGRAVTTSRVAAVYDKGKAAVLVLRSDTADDDGPLWTGDARIFVRGEGGWGGDRGPSDRLYPPAREPECTVERAVREDQALLYRLSGDRNPLHADPEFARAAGFERPILHGLCSYGMTLKAVVDTVLGGDVTRVRSYRTRFTGVVYPGETLRVRMWTGDGRVQVTVTAVERDDAPVLADTLVEHS from the coding sequence ATGCCCATAGATGCCGCCAAGGCCGTCGCCGCCGAGCCCCGCAGCGCCGAGATCGGCTGGACCCGCAAGGACGTCCAGCTCTACCACCTCGGCCTCGGAGCGGGCGCGCCCGCCACGGACCCCGACGAGCTCCGCTACACCCTCGAGTCCAGGCTCCACGTCCTGCCCAGCTTCGCCACCGTCGCCGGTGCCGGCATGGCCGCCCTCGGCGGGCTCTCCGCACCCGGGATCGACGTGGACCTCGCCGCCGTGCTGCACGGCGGCCAGAGCGTCACCCTGCATCGCCCGATCCCCGTCGAGGGCCGCGCCGTCACCACCTCCCGGGTCGCCGCCGTGTACGACAAGGGCAAGGCCGCCGTGCTCGTCCTGCGTTCCGACACCGCCGACGACGACGGCCCGCTGTGGACCGGCGACGCCCGGATCTTCGTCCGCGGCGAGGGCGGCTGGGGCGGCGACCGCGGCCCCTCCGACCGGCTCTACCCTCCCGCCCGTGAGCCGGAGTGCACCGTGGAGCGGGCCGTCCGTGAGGACCAGGCGCTGCTCTACCGCCTCTCCGGCGACCGGAACCCGCTGCACGCCGATCCGGAGTTCGCCAGGGCGGCCGGTTTCGAGCGGCCGATCCTCCACGGGCTCTGCTCGTACGGCATGACCCTCAAAGCCGTGGTGGACACCGTCCTCGGCGGCGATGTCACCCGGGTCCGCTCCTACCGCACACGCTTCACGGGCGTCGTCTACCCGGGCGAGACCCTGCGCGTCCGGATGTGGACCGGGGACGGCCGCGTCCAGGTGACGGTGACGGCCGTGGAGCGCGACGACGCCCCGGTCCTCGCCGACACGCTCGTCGAACACTCGTAG
- a CDS encoding ABC transporter ATP-binding protein: MRNETAVAFEGVVKSFGEVRAVDGVDLAVRQGETVALLGRNGAGKSTTVGLLLGLDEPDAGRVRLFGEAPARAVEAGRVGAMLQEGRPVPRVTVGELVAFVSRTYPAPMPVAEALGAAGLADLAGRRVDRLSGGQVQRVHFALALVGRPELIVLDEPTAALDVEARHAFWDSMRGYARLGNTVLFSTHYLEEADAHADRIVVIESGRIVADGTSEELKRAAGGSLVSFDLAGGPTEDLALLPGVTSVEIRGDRARLRTEDSDATVVALAARDAIRGLEVAPVSLDDAFLTLTLAPGHTTPENAR; the protein is encoded by the coding sequence ATGAGGAACGAGACCGCTGTCGCCTTCGAAGGCGTCGTGAAGAGTTTTGGGGAGGTCCGCGCCGTCGACGGTGTCGACCTCGCCGTCCGCCAGGGCGAGACCGTCGCCCTGCTCGGCCGCAATGGTGCCGGGAAATCCACCACGGTCGGCCTGCTCCTCGGCCTGGACGAGCCCGACGCGGGCCGGGTACGGCTTTTCGGCGAGGCCCCCGCCCGCGCCGTGGAGGCGGGCCGGGTCGGCGCGATGCTCCAGGAGGGCCGGCCGGTCCCCCGTGTGACGGTCGGCGAGCTCGTCGCCTTCGTCTCGCGCACGTATCCGGCACCGATGCCCGTCGCCGAGGCCCTGGGGGCGGCCGGCCTCGCCGACCTGGCCGGGCGTCGCGTCGACCGCCTGTCCGGCGGGCAGGTCCAGCGCGTGCACTTCGCCCTCGCGCTCGTCGGCAGACCCGAACTGATCGTCCTGGACGAGCCGACCGCCGCCCTGGACGTCGAGGCCCGCCACGCCTTCTGGGACTCGATGCGCGGTTACGCGCGGCTCGGCAACACCGTCCTCTTCTCCACGCACTACCTGGAGGAGGCCGACGCCCACGCCGACCGGATCGTCGTCATCGAATCCGGCCGGATCGTCGCCGACGGCACGAGCGAGGAACTCAAGCGCGCGGCGGGCGGCAGCCTCGTCTCCTTCGACCTGGCCGGAGGCCCCACCGAGGACCTCGCGCTCCTGCCGGGCGTCACCTCCGTGGAGATCCGCGGCGACCGCGCCCGGCTACGGACCGAGGACTCCGACGCCACCGTCGTCGCCCTGGCCGCCCGCGACGCGATCCGCGGCCTCGAAGTGGCCCCCGTCTCCCTGGACGACGCCTTCCTCACCCTGACCCTCGCCCCCGGCCACACCACCCCGGAGAACGCCCGATGA
- a CDS encoding 3-oxoacyl-ACP reductase: MALPLEGMSAIVTGAGRGLGRAEALELARLGAAVVVNDYGRPGRDGSGAASAAPAEGVAEEIRATGGRAVAHLGDVADFETARGLVGLAVSTFGKLDILVNNAGILRDRMVFSMSEDEWDSVVRVHLKGHFATTHFAAAHWRGRAKTGGSGVYGRIVNTSSEAFLAGSAGQPNYAAAKGGIVGLTTSTALALAKYGVTANAICPRARTRMTEDVFAGFAEPAAEGERDPLSPEHVAPLVGYLASPAAAGVNGQLLVVHGGMVAVVDRPKVAAKFDTAKDVFTYEELDALLSPHYAGRPPGETFAAAEVLGLRKD; encoded by the coding sequence ATGGCACTCCCGCTGGAGGGAATGAGCGCGATCGTCACCGGCGCCGGCCGGGGCCTGGGCCGGGCGGAGGCCCTGGAGCTGGCCCGGCTCGGCGCCGCGGTCGTCGTGAACGACTACGGGCGGCCGGGGCGCGACGGCTCCGGGGCGGCCTCGGCCGCACCGGCCGAGGGGGTCGCGGAGGAGATCCGCGCGACGGGCGGTCGGGCGGTCGCGCACCTCGGCGACGTCGCCGACTTCGAGACCGCGCGCGGCCTGGTCGGCCTGGCGGTGAGCACGTTCGGGAAGCTCGACATCCTGGTCAACAACGCGGGCATCCTGCGGGACCGGATGGTCTTCTCGATGAGCGAGGACGAGTGGGACTCGGTCGTCCGCGTCCACCTCAAAGGCCACTTCGCCACCACGCACTTCGCGGCGGCGCACTGGCGCGGGCGCGCGAAGACGGGAGGGTCCGGGGTGTACGGCCGGATCGTCAACACGTCATCGGAGGCGTTCCTGGCCGGCTCGGCGGGTCAGCCGAACTACGCGGCGGCCAAGGGCGGGATCGTGGGCCTGACGACCTCGACGGCGCTGGCGCTGGCGAAGTACGGCGTCACGGCGAACGCGATCTGCCCGCGGGCACGGACCCGGATGACGGAGGACGTCTTCGCGGGCTTCGCGGAGCCGGCCGCGGAGGGGGAGCGGGACCCGCTGTCGCCGGAACACGTGGCACCCCTGGTGGGGTACCTGGCGTCGCCCGCGGCAGCCGGGGTGAACGGCCAACTGCTCGTCGTCCACGGCGGCATGGTGGCGGTCGTGGACCGGCCGAAGGTGGCGGCCAAGTTCGACACGGCGAAGGACGTCTTCACCTACGAGGAACTGGACGCGTTGCTGTCACCGCACTACGCGGGGCGGCCTCCCGGGGAGACCTTCGCGGCGGCGGAGGTCCTGGGCCTGAGGAAGGACTGA
- a CDS encoding RNB domain-containing ribonuclease, protein MPRRHIHVTGAAEAPLRAALRALRTELATPDAFPPAVLAEAELAATSPRLPGRDATDIPFLTIDPPGSTDLDQAMHLARRADGGYRVHYAIADVAAFVAPGSLLDAEAHRRVLTLYFPDGRVPLYPPVLSEGAASLLPGAPRPALLWRIDLDAEGRRVATDVRRALVRSRARLDYAEVQHRIDSGTAEEPLALLRDIGRLREALEAERGGVSLRVPEQEIVERDHTYTLAYRAPLPADGWNAQISLLTGMAAADLMTAAGTGILRTLPTAPDGAVARLRRSAHALGVDWPHHVSYADVVRSADPSDPRQAAFLQDCTTLLRGAGYTVFTDGKVPTPAVHAAVADEYTHCTAPLRRLVDRFAGELCVAAVAGEEPPEWVRSALPGLPDRMAAGSRRANTVERESVDIVEAALLSGRVGEVFDACVIDVKENEPAVGTVHLEDPAVVARIEGGEAALPLGERLRVRLTEAEPGAAKARFAPA, encoded by the coding sequence ATGCCCCGCCGCCACATCCATGTGACCGGCGCAGCCGAGGCTCCGCTGCGGGCCGCCCTGCGCGCACTCCGTACCGAGCTCGCGACCCCGGACGCCTTCCCGCCGGCCGTCCTCGCCGAGGCGGAGCTGGCCGCCACGTCCCCCCGGCTCCCCGGTCGCGACGCCACCGACATTCCCTTCCTCACGATCGACCCACCGGGCTCCACCGATCTCGACCAGGCCATGCACCTGGCCCGGCGCGCGGACGGCGGCTACCGCGTCCACTACGCCATCGCCGACGTCGCCGCCTTCGTCGCCCCCGGCTCCCTCCTCGACGCCGAGGCACACCGCCGCGTCCTCACCCTCTACTTCCCCGACGGCAGGGTGCCGCTGTACCCGCCCGTGCTCTCCGAGGGGGCCGCCAGCCTGCTGCCCGGCGCCCCACGCCCCGCGCTGCTGTGGCGGATCGACCTCGACGCCGAGGGCCGGCGCGTCGCCACCGACGTGCGCCGTGCCCTCGTCCGGAGCCGTGCCAGGCTCGACTACGCGGAGGTACAGCACCGGATCGACTCGGGGACGGCGGAGGAACCCCTGGCCCTGCTCCGCGACATCGGGCGGCTGCGCGAAGCCCTCGAGGCCGAGCGTGGCGGCGTCTCCCTCCGCGTGCCCGAACAGGAGATCGTCGAGCGGGACCACACCTACACCCTCGCCTACCGTGCCCCGCTGCCCGCGGACGGCTGGAACGCCCAGATCTCCCTGCTCACCGGCATGGCCGCGGCCGACCTCATGACAGCGGCCGGCACCGGAATCCTGCGCACCCTCCCCACCGCCCCCGACGGCGCCGTCGCCCGGCTGCGCCGCTCCGCGCACGCCCTCGGGGTCGACTGGCCGCACCACGTCTCGTACGCGGACGTCGTCCGCTCCGCCGACCCCTCCGACCCCCGCCAGGCGGCCTTCCTCCAGGACTGCACCACCCTCCTGCGCGGCGCCGGCTACACCGTCTTCACCGACGGCAAGGTGCCGACCCCTGCGGTCCACGCGGCGGTCGCGGACGAGTACACCCACTGCACCGCGCCGCTGCGCCGGCTGGTCGACCGGTTCGCGGGGGAACTGTGCGTGGCGGCCGTCGCGGGGGAGGAGCCGCCGGAGTGGGTACGGTCCGCCCTGCCCGGCCTTCCGGACCGGATGGCGGCGGGTTCGCGGCGTGCCAACACCGTCGAGCGCGAGTCCGTCGACATCGTCGAGGCCGCCCTGCTGTCGGGACGGGTCGGCGAGGTCTTCGACGCCTGTGTGATCGACGTGAAGGAGAACGAACCCGCCGTCGGCACCGTGCACCTGGAGGACCCGGCGGTGGTGGCCCGGATCGAGGGTGGCGAGGCCGCGCTCCCGTTGGGCGAACGGCTGCGGGTCAGACTGACGGAGGCGGAGCCGGGAGCCGCGAAGGCGCGGTTCGCGCCCGCCTAG
- a CDS encoding zinc ribbon domain-containing protein has translation MNAAPADQIRLLDLQALDVRLQQLAHKRRSLPEHAEIESLTKDLTQLRDLLVAAQTEESDCAREQTKAEQDVDQVRQRAVRDQQRLDSGAVSSPKDLESLQREITSLAKRQGDLEDIVLEVMERRESAQERVAELTERASAVQTKADDATARRDAAQADLDRDAAAVAKERELVAGSVPADLIKLYEKLREQQGGVGAARLFQRKCEGCHIELNITELNEVRAAAADTVVRCENCRRILVRTSESGL, from the coding sequence CTGAACGCCGCGCCCGCCGACCAGATCCGACTCCTCGACCTCCAGGCCCTGGACGTACGCCTCCAGCAGCTCGCCCACAAGCGCAGGTCCCTGCCCGAGCACGCCGAGATCGAGTCGCTGACCAAGGACCTCACCCAGCTGCGCGACCTGCTCGTCGCCGCGCAGACCGAGGAGAGCGACTGCGCCCGCGAGCAGACCAAGGCGGAGCAGGACGTGGACCAGGTACGCCAGCGTGCCGTGCGGGACCAGCAGCGTCTCGACTCCGGCGCCGTCTCCTCGCCGAAGGACCTGGAGAGCCTCCAGCGCGAGATCACCTCGCTGGCCAAGCGTCAGGGGGACCTCGAGGACATCGTCCTGGAGGTCATGGAGCGCCGCGAGTCCGCACAGGAGCGCGTCGCCGAACTGACCGAGCGGGCCTCCGCCGTCCAGACCAAGGCCGACGACGCGACCGCCCGTCGTGACGCCGCGCAGGCCGACCTGGACCGCGACGCCGCCGCCGTCGCCAAGGAGCGCGAGCTGGTGGCCGGTTCCGTGCCCGCCGACCTGATCAAGCTCTACGAGAAGCTGCGCGAGCAGCAGGGCGGAGTCGGCGCCGCCCGGCTCTTCCAGCGCAAGTGCGAGGGCTGCCACATCGAGCTGAACATCACCGAACTGAACGAGGTACGGGCCGCCGCGGCGGACACGGTCGTGCGCTGCGAGAACTGCCGCCGCATCCTCGTCCGCACGTCGGAGTCCGGCCTGTAA
- a CDS encoding GNAT family N-acetyltransferase, with protein sequence MTWHFTRDAGAFRTAAGDRLAAAPARHTTVLTLADGAALLGWWTEPDGAVTGTCVLAAPDVPVLGVMARPAARALARTLPGVDAVTGVRGETDTCGTFARQLGRSWRTTRRMRLFRLGEPTPPCPPPPGRARPATAEDVPLAVAWTRDFARGVGEPPGDDHTPQISARVADGRLYLWEDEGVPVSMAGLSPTLAGQARVSLVYTPPERRGRGYAGAVTSTVGRVAADAGAAHVLLFTDLANPTSNALYPRLGYRPVCDHAALSFTAGP encoded by the coding sequence ATGACCTGGCACTTCACCCGGGACGCCGGGGCGTTCCGTACCGCCGCCGGCGACCGTCTGGCCGCCGCTCCCGCCCGCCACACCACCGTGCTCACGCTCGCCGACGGCGCCGCGCTCCTCGGCTGGTGGACCGAGCCCGACGGCGCCGTCACCGGCACCTGCGTGCTCGCCGCGCCCGATGTGCCGGTACTCGGGGTGATGGCGCGGCCCGCGGCCCGCGCCCTCGCTCGCACCCTCCCCGGCGTCGACGCCGTGACGGGCGTACGCGGCGAGACGGACACCTGCGGGACGTTCGCCCGGCAGCTGGGCCGCTCGTGGAGGACGACCCGCCGGATGCGGCTCTTCCGGCTCGGCGAACCGACCCCGCCGTGCCCGCCGCCCCCCGGCAGGGCGCGCCCGGCGACCGCCGAGGACGTGCCCCTCGCCGTGGCGTGGACGCGGGACTTCGCCCGCGGCGTCGGCGAGCCCCCCGGCGACGACCACACTCCGCAGATCTCGGCCCGCGTCGCCGACGGCCGCCTGTACCTCTGGGAGGACGAGGGCGTCCCCGTGTCGATGGCGGGCCTCTCCCCGACTCTGGCCGGCCAGGCGCGGGTCTCGCTCGTCTACACACCTCCGGAGCGGCGCGGACGGGGCTACGCGGGAGCCGTCACCAGCACGGTCGGGCGTGTGGCGGCCGATGCGGGCGCCGCACACGTCCTGCTCTTCACGGACCTGGCCAATCCGACGAGCAACGCCCTCTACCCGCGGCTCGGCTACCGCCCGGTGTGCGACCACGCGGCGCTCTCGTTCACGGCCGGCCCCTGA
- a CDS encoding bifunctional RNase H/acid phosphatase — protein MTARELIVEADGGSRGNPGPAGYGAVVLDPATGETLAETAEYIGVATNNVAEYKGLIAGLKAARALFPDAAVHVRMDSKLVVEQMSGRWKIKHPDMKPLAAEAARVLPADRVRYEWIPRERNKHADRLANEAMDAGRQGRQWEPSASAAALEARAATSARTAPAPPGPPGDAAAGAARARAALAGAGTEGTAGAASRTTTAGPTRAPRTDDALFAADEAVAAQARAALTAAGASRPATAAPGPSEPELSAQSGDFEAEAGTEGRVGHGTRSGPHATADEAPAQGWTAPDMGTPATFVLLRHGETALTPEKRFSGSGGTDPELSAAGLRQAEAVAAALAARGTIQEIVSSPLRRCRRTAETVAARLGLDVRIEEGLRETDFGAWEGLTFAEVRERHPEDLDAWLASPKAAPTGGGESFATVARRVATTRDRLTAAYTGRTVLLVTHVTPIKTLVRLALGAPPESLFRMELSAASLSAVAYYADGNASVRLLNDTAHLR, from the coding sequence ATGACGGCCAGGGAACTGATCGTCGAGGCCGACGGCGGCTCCCGGGGCAACCCGGGTCCCGCCGGTTACGGCGCGGTGGTCCTGGACCCGGCGACGGGGGAGACCCTCGCGGAGACGGCCGAGTACATCGGCGTCGCCACGAACAACGTCGCCGAGTACAAGGGCCTGATCGCCGGTCTGAAGGCGGCCCGCGCGCTGTTCCCCGACGCGGCCGTCCATGTCCGGATGGACTCCAAGCTGGTCGTCGAGCAGATGTCCGGCCGCTGGAAGATCAAGCACCCCGACATGAAGCCGCTCGCGGCGGAGGCCGCCAGGGTCCTCCCGGCGGACCGGGTCCGCTACGAGTGGATTCCGCGCGAGCGCAACAAGCACGCCGACCGCCTCGCGAACGAGGCGATGGACGCGGGCAGACAGGGCCGCCAGTGGGAGCCGTCGGCGTCCGCGGCGGCTCTGGAGGCCCGCGCCGCGACGTCCGCCCGGACCGCCCCGGCACCGCCGGGGCCCCCGGGCGACGCGGCGGCGGGCGCGGCCCGCGCCCGCGCCGCACTCGCGGGCGCCGGAACCGAGGGGACCGCCGGCGCGGCTTCCCGGACCACCACGGCCGGCCCGACGCGCGCGCCCCGGACCGACGACGCCCTCTTCGCCGCGGACGAGGCCGTCGCGGCCCAGGCCCGCGCCGCACTGACCGCGGCGGGCGCGTCGCGGCCCGCGACCGCGGCGCCCGGACCGTCCGAGCCCGAACTCTCGGCGCAGAGCGGCGACTTCGAGGCCGAGGCGGGTACCGAGGGGCGCGTCGGCCACGGCACGCGGAGCGGTCCGCACGCCACCGCCGACGAGGCGCCCGCACAGGGCTGGACCGCTCCGGACATGGGTACGCCCGCCACCTTCGTCCTGCTGCGCCACGGCGAGACCGCGCTCACCCCCGAGAAGCGGTTCTCCGGGAGCGGCGGCACCGACCCCGAACTGTCGGCCGCCGGACTGCGCCAGGCCGAAGCCGTCGCCGCGGCGCTCGCGGCACGCGGCACGATCCAGGAGATCGTCAGCTCGCCGCTCAGGCGCTGCCGTCGCACCGCCGAAACCGTCGCGGCCCGCCTCGGTCTCGACGTGCGGATCGAAGAGGGCCTGCGCGAGACGGACTTCGGGGCGTGGGAAGGACTGACCTTCGCCGAGGTGCGCGAGCGGCACCCCGAGGACCTCGACGCCTGGCTCGCCTCGCCCAAGGCCGCGCCGACCGGCGGGGGAGAGAGCTTCGCCACCGTCGCGCGCCGCGTCGCCACCACCCGGGATCGGCTGACGGCCGCGTACACGGGCCGCACGGTCCTCCTCGTCACGCACGTCACACCGATCAAGACCCTGGTCCGGCTGGCCCTCGGCGCCCCGCCGGAATCCCTGTTCCGGATGGAGCTGTCGGCCGCTTCCCTGTCGGCGGTCGCCTACTACGCGGACGGCAACGCGTCCGTACGGCTCCTGAACGACACCGCGCACCTGAGGTGA
- the eda gene encoding bifunctional 4-hydroxy-2-oxoglutarate aldolase/2-dehydro-3-deoxy-phosphogluconate aldolase — protein sequence MESVFGLAPDTPVVPVLVIEDVADAVPLARALVAGGLPLIEVTLRTPAALDAVRAIAAEVPEAVVGAGTVVTAADVTAAVGAGAGFLVSPGWTASLLDALRGSGVPFLPGVSTASEVVALLEHGVREMKFFPAEAAGGVPYLRSLAGPLPQARFCPTGGISVTSAPSYLALPNVGCVGGTWMLPPGALADRDWARVESLARRAAVLRPAPDH from the coding sequence ATGGAGAGCGTGTTCGGCCTCGCACCCGATACCCCCGTCGTCCCGGTCCTCGTGATCGAGGACGTCGCCGACGCCGTTCCGCTGGCCCGCGCCCTGGTGGCGGGCGGACTGCCGCTGATCGAGGTGACCCTGCGGACCCCGGCGGCACTGGACGCCGTCCGGGCCATCGCCGCCGAGGTGCCGGAGGCCGTCGTCGGAGCGGGCACCGTCGTCACGGCGGCCGACGTCACGGCGGCCGTCGGCGCGGGGGCGGGCTTCCTCGTGAGCCCCGGCTGGACGGCGAGCCTGCTCGACGCCCTGCGGGGGTCGGGCGTGCCCTTCCTGCCGGGCGTCTCCACGGCCTCGGAGGTCGTGGCACTGCTGGAGCACGGCGTCCGGGAGATGAAGTTCTTCCCCGCGGAGGCGGCCGGTGGCGTCCCGTACCTGCGGTCGCTGGCCGGGCCGTTGCCGCAGGCCCGCTTCTGCCCGACCGGCGGGATCTCGGTCACGTCCGCGCCGTCCTATCTCGCTCTGCCGAACGTCGGCTGTGTCGGCGGCACCTGGATGCTGCCGCCCGGCGCGCTCGCGGACCGCGACTGGGCGCGGGTGGAGTCACTGGCGCGTCGGGCGGCCGTGCTGCGCCCGGCTCCGGACCACTGA
- a CDS encoding Nif3-like dinuclear metal center hexameric protein translates to MPRLSEVIAALDALWPPDRAEQWDAVGTVCGEPDAEVGRVLFAVDPVQEIADEAVSLGADLLVTHHPLYLRGTTTVAASQFKGRVVHTLIKHDIALHVAHTNADTADPGVSDALAGALDLRITGPLVPENNLGRICELDHPETLAEFGARAAARLPATAQGIRIAGDPAMPVRRVAVSGGSGDSLFDAVRAAGVDAFLTSDLRHHPVSEATQHAAHSGKPGPGLVDAAHWATEWPWCELAAAQLDEISDRHGWDLRVHVSKTVTDPWSSHHTSPGAPN, encoded by the coding sequence GTGCCCCGTCTGTCTGAAGTCATCGCAGCGCTCGACGCCCTCTGGCCACCCGACCGGGCCGAGCAGTGGGACGCCGTCGGCACGGTCTGCGGCGAACCCGACGCCGAGGTCGGCCGCGTCCTGTTCGCCGTCGACCCCGTCCAGGAGATCGCCGACGAGGCGGTCAGCCTCGGCGCCGACCTGCTCGTCACCCATCACCCGCTCTATCTGCGCGGGACGACGACGGTCGCGGCCTCCCAGTTCAAGGGCCGGGTCGTGCACACGCTGATCAAGCACGACATCGCCCTGCACGTGGCGCACACCAACGCCGACACGGCCGATCCCGGAGTCTCCGACGCCCTCGCCGGCGCCCTCGACCTGCGGATCACCGGTCCCCTGGTCCCCGAGAACAACCTCGGAAGGATCTGCGAGCTCGACCACCCCGAGACCCTGGCCGAGTTCGGGGCCCGTGCCGCCGCGCGACTGCCCGCCACCGCGCAGGGCATCCGTATCGCGGGCGACCCCGCCATGCCCGTACGCCGGGTCGCGGTCAGCGGCGGCTCCGGCGACAGCCTCTTCGACGCGGTGCGCGCCGCCGGAGTGGACGCCTTCCTCACCTCCGACCTCCGCCACCATCCGGTCTCCGAGGCCACCCAGCACGCGGCCCACTCCGGCAAACCGGGCCCCGGTCTCGTCGACGCCGCGCACTGGGCCACCGAGTGGCCCTGGTGCGAGCTGGCGGCCGCCCAGCTCGACGAGATCTCCGACCGCCACGGCTGGGACCTCCGGGTCCACGTCTCGAAGACGGTCACCGACCCCTGGTCCTCCCATCACACCTCCCCTGGAGCCCCCAACTGA
- the yaaA gene encoding peroxide stress protein YaaA, with translation MLVLLPPSEGKASSGRGAPLKPESLSLPGLAGARAAVLDELVELCAGDEEKAREVLGLSEGLRGEVAKNAGLLTAGARPAGEIYTGVLYDALGLATLDAAARKRARQSLLVFSGLWGAVRVDDRIPSYRCSMGVRLPGLGALGAHWRGAMATVMPEAAGDGLVLDLRSSAYASAWKPKGEAAARTTTVRVLHAPTRKVVSHFNKATKGRIVRSLLEAGARPRGRAELAGTLRELGYVVEEGKPGTLDVLVDEVH, from the coding sequence GTGCTCGTGCTGTTGCCGCCCTCCGAAGGAAAGGCTTCCTCGGGCCGCGGGGCGCCGCTCAAGCCGGAGTCGTTGTCGCTGCCCGGCCTGGCCGGGGCGCGGGCGGCGGTCCTGGACGAACTGGTCGAGCTGTGCGCCGGCGACGAGGAGAAGGCGCGGGAGGTACTGGGCCTGAGCGAGGGTCTGCGCGGCGAGGTCGCCAAGAACGCCGGGCTGCTGACGGCGGGAGCCCGGCCGGCCGGGGAGATCTACACGGGGGTGCTGTACGACGCGCTCGGCCTGGCGACGCTCGACGCCGCGGCCCGCAAGCGGGCCCGGCAGTCGCTGCTCGTGTTCTCCGGGCTGTGGGGCGCGGTCCGGGTGGACGACCGGATTCCGTCCTACCGCTGCTCGATGGGGGTGAGGCTGCCGGGCCTCGGGGCGCTGGGCGCCCACTGGCGCGGAGCGATGGCCACCGTCATGCCGGAGGCCGCCGGCGACGGTCTGGTACTCGACCTGCGGTCGTCGGCGTACGCCTCGGCCTGGAAGCCGAAGGGCGAGGCGGCGGCGCGGACCACGACGGTGCGGGTGCTCCACGCGCCGACGCGGAAGGTCGTCAGTCACTTCAACAAGGCGACGAAGGGGCGGATCGTCCGCAGTCTCCTGGAGGCCGGGGCCCGCCCGAGGGGGCGGGCGGAACTGGCCGGGACGCTGCGCGAGCTGGGGTACGTCGTCGAGGAGGGGAAGCCGGGGACGCTGGACGTGCTGGTGGACGAGGTCCACTGA
- a CDS encoding Zn-dependent alcohol dehydrogenase: protein MRAAVLHEIGQEKLEVLDDVEAVGFGPGKVKVRVRATGLCHSDVSAMSGVLPQPAPFVPGHEGAGEIVDIGDGVTGLTEGGRVLLCWLPACRTCPACRRGQTHLCLAGFMNAGTPNFRRSGGDVFGFAGTGTFAEEVVVDAGCAVPIPDDVPFDIAALIGCGVTTGLGAAVNTAQVEAGSSVAVIGCGGVGISAIQGARLRGAARIVAVDPVESRREAALRFGASEAVAPDGLADAKQRITSGEGFDYVFEVVGRSATARTAYEATRRGGTLCVVGAGALDDHLRLSMFELFFDEKRILPSMYGGGDVLRSYERTIALWRAGRIDLESLITHRVPLSGINEALEQMRTGVALRTCIEV, encoded by the coding sequence ATGCGCGCAGCCGTACTGCACGAGATCGGCCAGGAGAAACTCGAGGTGCTCGACGACGTCGAGGCGGTGGGCTTCGGCCCCGGCAAGGTGAAGGTCCGGGTCCGGGCGACCGGACTGTGTCACTCCGACGTCTCCGCCATGAGCGGGGTGCTTCCGCAGCCGGCACCCTTCGTCCCCGGTCATGAGGGGGCGGGCGAGATCGTCGACATCGGCGACGGCGTCACCGGGCTGACCGAGGGCGGGCGGGTCCTGCTCTGCTGGCTGCCCGCCTGCCGGACCTGTCCCGCCTGTCGGCGCGGCCAGACGCACCTGTGCCTGGCCGGGTTCATGAACGCGGGGACCCCCAACTTCAGGCGTTCCGGCGGCGACGTGTTCGGCTTCGCCGGGACCGGCACCTTCGCGGAGGAGGTCGTCGTCGACGCGGGGTGCGCCGTCCCGATCCCCGACGACGTGCCCTTCGACATCGCAGCGCTGATCGGCTGCGGAGTGACCACCGGTCTCGGCGCGGCCGTCAACACGGCTCAGGTGGAGGCCGGTTCGTCGGTCGCCGTCATCGGATGCGGCGGCGTCGGCATCTCCGCCATCCAGGGGGCCAGGCTCCGGGGGGCGGCCCGGATCGTCGCCGTCGACCCGGTCGAGTCGCGCCGCGAGGCCGCCCTGCGCTTCGGCGCTTCGGAGGCGGTGGCGCCGGACGGGCTCGCCGACGCCAAGCAGCGGATCACGTCCGGCGAGGGCTTCGACTACGTCTTCGAGGTGGTCGGGAGATCCGCCACCGCGCGGACCGCGTACGAGGCGACCCGGCGCGGCGGCACACTGTGCGTGGTCGGGGCGGGAGCGCTCGACGACCACCTCCGGCTGAGCATGTTCGAGCTCTTCTTCGACGAGAAGCGCATCCTGCCGTCGATGTACGGCGGCGGCGACGTGCTGCGTTCGTACGAGCGGACCATCGCCCTGTGGCGGGCCGGCCGGATCGACCTGGAGTCGCTGATCACCCATCGGGTGCCGCTGTCGGGGATCAACGAGGCGCTGGAGCAGATGCGTACGGGCGTCGCCCTGCGCACCTGCATCGAGGTCTGA